In Aedes albopictus strain Foshan chromosome 3, AalbF5, whole genome shotgun sequence, the following are encoded in one genomic region:
- the LOC109412783 gene encoding putative fatty acyl-CoA reductase CG5065: protein MNSIPRKSIPETFAGADVFITGGSGFMGKVLIEKLLRSCPKVGNVFVLLRPRKGKLAKERVADLVQAPLFNKLREERSNLFQKIIPIDGDCSQLRLGLQDESIRRMSNVHFVFHAAASVRFDDPLDKALLLNTRGTHEVLRWAKTLQNLKALVHISTTYSNPEIAHVEEKIYPAKMDWRQAIELVEKVDPDVLNTLAEKLSGFAPNTYTFTKGLAEQICYDYRHELPLVIFRPSIVINTETEPMPGWIENYNGPAGILSAHAAGILRTLYVSMDCHMNCIPADVSIKAIIIAAWKKSFSPRDDLVIYNSAAEPDKAMGYEFLYEESDYFSHRIPMLKMMWAPTGQATTNSTLFCVLFFLYQVIPAYFVDVVLKLCKMKPFLLKLQRSIFHAQNSLMYFTTHDWIFDTHNFRSLSKDLGELDKIHFDIAYIKQGLLEYCSLCMLGGRRYLFKESDDSIMIAFKRLKRFELADRLLKLAMFVGFAYVLRSYLPESWLQHEHLRTN, encoded by the exons ATGAATTCGATTCCTCGGAAAAGCATTCCGGAGACATTTGCCGGAGCTGACGTGTTCATAACCGGAGGTTCCGGATTCATGGGCAAGGTGTTGATCGAGAAGTTGCTAAGATCTTGCCCCAAAGTTGGAAACGTGTTTGTATTGCTGAGGCCACGCAAGGGAAAGCTAGCCAAGGAACGAGTTGCTGATTTGGTCCAAGCACCG TTGTTCAACAAACTTCGCGAAGAACGatcaaatttgttccagaaaataaTCCCAATTGATGGAGATTGTTCACAACTTAGACTGGGTCTACAAGATGAGAGCATCAGGCGGATGAGCAATGTTCATTTTGTGTTTCACGCGGCGGCTAGTGTACGATTTGATGATCCGTTGGACAAGGCGTTACTGTTGAATACCCGAGGAACACATGAAGTCTTACGTTGGGCGAAGACTTTACAGAACTTGAAGGCGTTGGTGCACATTTCCACCACCTATTCCAATCCAGAGATAGCACACGTAGAGGAAAAGATATATCCTGCTAAAATGGATTGGAGACAGGCCATCGAACTGGTGGAGAAGGTTGACCCCGATGTTCTGAACACGTTAGCCGAGAA ATTGTCAGGCTTCGCTCCCAATACGTATACTTTTACAAAAGGTCTTGCGGAACAGATTTGCTACGATTACCGTCACGAGCTACCGTTGGTGATCTTCCGACCTTCTATTGTGATCAACACTGAGACGGAACCTATGCCGGGTTGGATCGAGAACTACAACGGACCGGCCGGTATCCTGTCAGCTCACGCTGCTGGTATCCTTCGAACTCTATACGTCAGCATGGATTGTCATATGAATTGCATCCCGGCGGATGTCAGTATAAAGGCCATCATCATAGCTGCATGGAAGAAATCCTTCAGTCCGAGGGACGATCTGGTCATCTACAACAGCGCTGCAGAACCCGACAAAGCCATGGGCTATGAATTTCTGTATGAAGAATCCGACTACTTTTCCCACCGAATTCCGATGCTGAAGATGATGTGGGCTCCTACAGGACAGGCCACTACCAACAGTACTTTGTTCTGTGTGCTGTTCTTTTTGTACCAAGTTATACCAGCGTATTTCGTCGATGTTGTTCTAAAACTCTGCAAAATGAAGCCATT CCTCCTCAAACTGCAACGTTCGATCTTCCACGCCCAAAACTCGCTGATGTACTTCACCACCCATGATTGGATATTCGACACTCACAACTTCCGTAGTCTATCCAAGGACCTGGGCGAGCTGGACAAAATCCACTTCGACATTGCCTACATCAAGCAGGGACTGCTGGAGTACTGTAGTCTATGTATGCTGGGTGGCAGGCGGTACCTGTTCAAGGAAAGCGACGACTCCATCATGATAGCTTTCAAGCGTTTGAAACGGTTCGAACTGGCTGATAGGTTGCTAAAACTGGCCATGTTCGTGGGGTTTGCCTACGTGCTGCGGAGTTATTTGCCGGAAAGCTGGCTACAACATGAGCATTTGAGAACTAATTGA